In a single window of the Saccharothrix australiensis genome:
- a CDS encoding polyribonucleotide nucleotidyltransferase, with protein MTELEVHETSAVIDNGRFGTRTIRFETGRLARQAAGSVVAYLDDETMLLSATTASKHPKEHFDFFPLTVDVEERMYAAGRIPGSFFRREGRPSTDAILTCRLIDRPLRPSFVDGLRNEIQVVITVMSLNPADLYDVVAINAASASTQLAGLPFSGPIGGVRVALVEGQWVAFPTHEQLEKAVFDMVVAGRVVGDDVAIMMVEAEATEQVVDLVAEGAQAPTEEVVAAGLEAAKPFIKVLCDAQAELAARAAKETAEFPTYPAYQDDAFAAVEEAGAADLAQALTIAGKQERESRIDEVKASVLEGLAERFEGREKEIGAAFRSLTKKLVRQRILRDKVRIDGRGLTEIRSLSAEVELIPRAHGSALFERGETQILGVTTLNMLRMEQQIDSLSPETHKRYLHHYNFPPFSTGETGRVGSPKRREIGHGALAERALVPVLPKRDEFPYAIRQVSEALGSNGSTSMGSVCASTMSLLNAGVPLKAPVSGIAMGLVSDEVDGKTEYVALTDILGAEDAFGDMDFKVAGTKEFVTALQLDTKLDGIPSEVLGAALGQARDARLTILEVMAEAIDRPDEMSPFAPRVTSVKIPTDKIGEVIGPKGKMINSITEQTGADISIEDDGTIYVGAADGPSAEAAIGLINAIANPQLPKVGERFLGTVVKTAAFGAFVSLLPGKDGLIHISKLGNGKRVGKVEDVVKVGDKLRVEIADIDQRGKISLVLVDEDEAAAPTAAAPEQAGDAVPADSAAQ; from the coding sequence ATGACGGAACTCGAGGTCCACGAGACTTCGGCCGTGATCGACAACGGTCGGTTCGGCACGCGCACCATCCGCTTCGAGACGGGCCGGCTGGCCCGCCAGGCGGCCGGCTCGGTCGTCGCCTACCTGGACGACGAGACGATGCTGCTGTCGGCGACGACGGCGTCGAAGCACCCCAAGGAGCACTTCGACTTCTTCCCCCTCACGGTGGACGTCGAGGAGCGCATGTACGCCGCGGGCCGCATCCCCGGCTCGTTCTTCCGCCGCGAGGGTCGCCCGTCGACCGACGCGATCCTGACCTGCCGCCTGATCGACCGGCCGCTGCGCCCGTCCTTCGTGGACGGTCTGCGCAACGAGATCCAGGTCGTCATCACGGTGATGAGCCTGAACCCCGCCGACCTGTACGACGTCGTGGCCATCAACGCCGCGTCCGCGTCCACGCAGCTCGCCGGCCTGCCGTTCTCCGGCCCCATCGGCGGCGTCCGGGTGGCGCTGGTCGAGGGCCAGTGGGTGGCGTTCCCCACCCACGAGCAGCTGGAGAAGGCCGTGTTCGACATGGTCGTCGCCGGCCGGGTGGTCGGTGACGACGTCGCCATCATGATGGTCGAGGCCGAGGCGACCGAGCAGGTCGTCGACCTGGTCGCCGAGGGCGCGCAGGCGCCGACCGAGGAGGTCGTGGCGGCGGGCCTGGAGGCGGCCAAGCCGTTCATCAAGGTGCTGTGCGACGCGCAGGCCGAGCTCGCGGCGCGCGCCGCGAAGGAGACCGCCGAGTTCCCGACCTACCCGGCCTACCAGGACGACGCGTTCGCGGCCGTCGAGGAGGCCGGCGCGGCCGACCTGGCGCAGGCGCTGACCATCGCGGGCAAGCAGGAGCGCGAGTCCCGCATCGACGAGGTCAAGGCGTCGGTGCTGGAGGGCCTGGCCGAGCGGTTCGAGGGCCGGGAGAAGGAGATCGGCGCGGCGTTCCGCTCGCTGACCAAGAAGCTGGTGCGGCAGCGCATCCTGCGCGACAAGGTCCGCATCGACGGCCGCGGCCTCACCGAGATCCGGTCGCTGTCGGCCGAGGTCGAGCTGATCCCGCGGGCGCACGGCTCGGCGCTGTTCGAGCGCGGCGAGACCCAGATCCTGGGCGTCACCACGCTGAACATGCTGCGCATGGAGCAGCAGATCGACTCGCTGTCCCCGGAGACGCACAAGCGCTACCTGCACCACTACAACTTCCCGCCGTTCTCCACCGGTGAGACCGGCCGCGTCGGCTCGCCCAAGCGGCGCGAGATCGGCCACGGCGCGCTGGCCGAGCGGGCCCTGGTGCCCGTGCTGCCCAAGCGCGACGAGTTCCCCTACGCGATCCGCCAGGTCTCCGAGGCGCTGGGCTCCAACGGCTCCACCTCGATGGGCTCGGTCTGCGCGTCCACCATGTCGCTGCTCAACGCGGGCGTGCCGCTCAAGGCGCCGGTGTCGGGCATCGCGATGGGCCTGGTGTCCGACGAGGTCGACGGCAAGACGGAGTACGTCGCGCTGACCGACATCCTCGGCGCGGAGGACGCGTTCGGCGACATGGACTTCAAGGTCGCCGGCACCAAGGAGTTCGTGACCGCGCTCCAGCTCGACACCAAGCTCGACGGCATCCCGTCCGAGGTGCTGGGCGCGGCGCTGGGCCAGGCCCGCGACGCCCGCCTGACCATCCTGGAGGTCATGGCCGAGGCCATCGACCGCCCGGACGAGATGAGCCCGTTCGCGCCGCGCGTCACGTCGGTGAAGATCCCGACCGACAAGATCGGCGAGGTGATCGGGCCCAAGGGCAAGATGATCAACTCGATCACCGAGCAGACCGGCGCCGACATCTCCATCGAGGACGACGGCACGATCTACGTCGGCGCGGCGGACGGCCCGTCGGCCGAGGCCGCGATCGGCCTGATCAACGCCATCGCCAACCCGCAGCTGCCGAAGGTGGGCGAGCGGTTCCTCGGCACCGTGGTGAAGACCGCGGCGTTCGGCGCGTTCGTCTCGCTGCTGCCGGGCAAGGACGGCCTGATCCACATCTCCAAGCTGGGCAACGGCAAGCGCGTCGGCAAGGTCGAGGACGTCGTCAAGGTCGGCGACAAGCTCCGCGTGGAGATCGCCGACATCGACCAGCGCGGCAAGATCAGCCTGGTCCTGGTCGACGAGGACGAGGCCGCCGCGCCGACCGCCGCCGCGCCGGAACAGGCCGGGGACGCGGTGCCGGCCGACTCCGCGGCGCAGTGA
- a CDS encoding tetratricopeptide repeat protein, which produces MKARTTAFLITAALAVYFVLLGGRAVVLIGTGDPVGVGLGVGVLVLPLIGAWIAWTNLRFGFVTERMARQLRREGGLLDTSDLPRRPSGRVDRDAADGWFERRRAEVVAAPEDWRSWFLLAQAYDLAGDRGRARETMRKAIELFQVPNNRL; this is translated from the coding sequence GTGAAGGCCCGCACCACCGCGTTCCTCATCACCGCCGCGCTCGCGGTGTACTTCGTGCTGCTCGGCGGGCGGGCGGTGGTGTTGATCGGCACGGGCGACCCGGTGGGCGTCGGGCTGGGCGTCGGCGTGCTGGTGCTGCCGCTGATCGGGGCGTGGATCGCCTGGACGAACCTGCGGTTCGGGTTCGTCACCGAGCGGATGGCGCGGCAGTTGCGGCGGGAGGGCGGGCTGCTCGACACGTCCGACCTGCCGCGCCGCCCGTCGGGGCGGGTCGACCGGGACGCGGCGGACGGTTGGTTCGAGCGGCGGCGCGCCGAGGTGGTGGCCGCGCCGGAGGACTGGCGGAGCTGGTTCCTGCTGGCGCAGGCGTACGACCTGGCGGGTGACCGCGGCCGGGCGCGGGAGACCATGCGGAAGGCCATCGAACTCTTCCAGGTGCCGAACAATCGCCTGTGA
- the thyX gene encoding FAD-dependent thymidylate synthase, with amino-acid sequence MAETVSPKVQLIAKTEFFPPADVPWSTDSDGGEALAEFAGRACYQSWTKPNPATATNAGYLKHIIEVGHLSVLEHGSVSFYLTGISRSLTHELIRHRHFSYSQLSQRYVPERNAAMVEPDVIADDPELHAKFVAAAQASVDAYNELLKGLEEKFSDVPSATLRRKQARQAARAILPNATETRIVVTGNYRAWRHFIAMRATEHADVEIRALAVECLRQLQKAAANVFADFTISTLPDGTEVASSPLVTEG; translated from the coding sequence ATGGCTGAGACGGTGTCGCCGAAGGTGCAGTTGATCGCGAAGACGGAGTTCTTCCCCCCGGCGGACGTACCGTGGTCCACCGACTCCGACGGCGGCGAGGCGCTCGCCGAGTTCGCCGGCCGCGCCTGCTACCAGTCGTGGACCAAGCCCAACCCGGCCACCGCCACCAACGCCGGCTACCTCAAGCACATCATCGAGGTCGGCCACCTCTCCGTGCTCGAACACGGCTCGGTCAGCTTCTACCTGACGGGCATCTCGCGGTCGCTCACCCACGAGTTGATCCGGCACCGCCACTTCTCGTACTCGCAGCTGTCCCAGCGGTACGTGCCCGAGCGCAACGCCGCGATGGTGGAGCCGGACGTCATCGCCGACGACCCCGAGCTGCACGCGAAGTTCGTCGCGGCGGCCCAGGCCAGCGTCGACGCCTACAACGAGCTGCTCAAGGGCCTGGAGGAGAAGTTCTCCGACGTGCCGAGCGCCACCCTGCGCCGCAAGCAGGCCAGGCAGGCGGCCCGCGCGATCCTGCCCAACGCCACCGAGACCCGGATCGTGGTCACCGGCAACTACCGCGCGTGGCGGCACTTCATCGCCATGCGCGCCACCGAGCACGCCGACGTCGAGATCCGCGCGCTCGCCGTCGAGTGCCTGCGCCAGCTCCAGAAGGCGGCGGCCAACGTGTTCGCCGACTTCACGATCTCCACGCTGCCCGACGGCACGGAGGTCGCCTCCAGCCCGCTGGTCACCGAGGGCTGA
- a CDS encoding M16 family metallopeptidase — protein MLERGATGVTVRRSVLPSGLRVITEQIPGVRSASVGLWVQVGSRDERAEVAGAAHYLEHLLFKGTANRSAAAIAEEIDAVGGELNAFTAKEHTCYYAHVLDEDLPLAVDLVCDVVFEALCEPRDFETERGVVLEEIAMRDDDPEDLLHDAFLDALLGEHPLGRSVLGTERSIRDMDRAALFGFYKRRYTLPRMVLAVAGNVEHAHVMRLARKQIGDRLHRAGTPVAPRVGRARVPAARKLVLHTDDTEQAHLMLGVRALDRHDERRFALNVLNAALGGGMSSRLFQEVRERRGLAYQVYSSVGMYADTGTWSVYAGCQPDRLGDVAGVVRDVLTEVASGGLDDAEVARGKGQLRGALVLGLEDTSSRMSRIGKGELNYGDHLSVEQTLARIDEVTATDVAALARELLRRPVAASVVGPYAHADDLPSQVHEVIS, from the coding sequence GTGCTGGAGCGCGGCGCGACGGGCGTGACGGTGCGCCGCAGCGTGCTCCCGTCCGGGCTGCGGGTGATCACCGAGCAGATACCGGGCGTGCGGTCCGCGTCGGTCGGGCTGTGGGTGCAGGTCGGCTCGCGCGACGAGCGCGCCGAGGTCGCGGGCGCCGCGCACTACCTGGAGCACCTGCTGTTCAAGGGCACCGCGAACCGGTCGGCGGCGGCCATCGCCGAGGAGATCGACGCGGTCGGCGGCGAGCTGAACGCGTTCACCGCCAAGGAGCACACCTGCTACTACGCGCACGTCCTGGACGAGGACCTGCCGCTGGCGGTGGACCTGGTGTGCGACGTGGTGTTCGAGGCGCTGTGCGAGCCGCGCGACTTCGAGACCGAGCGCGGCGTCGTCCTCGAAGAGATCGCCATGCGCGACGACGACCCGGAAGACCTGCTGCACGACGCGTTCCTCGACGCCCTCCTCGGCGAGCACCCGCTGGGGCGCTCGGTGCTGGGCACCGAGCGGTCCATCCGGGACATGGACCGCGCCGCGCTGTTCGGGTTCTACAAGCGCCGCTACACGCTGCCCCGGATGGTGCTGGCGGTCGCGGGCAACGTGGAGCACGCGCACGTGATGCGGTTGGCGCGCAAGCAGATCGGCGATCGGCTGCACCGCGCCGGCACGCCCGTCGCGCCCCGCGTGGGCCGGGCCCGCGTGCCGGCCGCGCGGAAGCTGGTGCTGCACACCGACGACACCGAGCAGGCGCACCTGATGCTGGGCGTCCGCGCGCTGGACCGGCACGACGAGCGCCGCTTCGCGCTGAACGTGCTCAACGCGGCGCTGGGCGGCGGCATGAGCTCCCGGCTGTTCCAGGAGGTCCGCGAGCGGCGCGGCCTGGCCTACCAGGTGTACTCGTCGGTGGGCATGTACGCGGACACCGGCACGTGGTCGGTGTACGCGGGCTGCCAGCCGGACCGCCTCGGCGACGTGGCGGGCGTCGTGCGCGACGTGCTCACCGAGGTCGCCTCGGGCGGCCTGGACGACGCGGAGGTCGCGCGCGGCAAGGGCCAGCTGCGCGGCGCGCTCGTGCTCGGGCTGGAGGACACCAGCTCCCGCATGTCCCGCATCGGCAAGGGCGAGCTGAACTACGGCGACCACCTGTCGGTGGAGCAGACCCTGGCGCGCATCGACGAGGTCACCGCGACCGACGTGGCCGCGCTGGCCCGAGAGCTGTTGCGGCGTCCCGTCGCCGCGTCCGTCGTCGGCCCCTACGCTCACGCCGACGACTTGCCGTCCCAGGTGCACGAGGTGATCTCTTGA
- a CDS encoding ACT domain-containing protein, with amino-acid sequence MRRLIVDVRPGEYTVARLPADAPVPAGLLDHELVSVTRTPDELSIVCPSAHAPDSDLVQAGWRLLTVRGPLEFTLTGIMAALSGELAAAGVGLFALSTYDTDHLLVKAADLGRAVTALRASGHEVHLPV; translated from the coding sequence GTGAGGCGGCTCATCGTCGACGTCCGGCCGGGGGAGTACACCGTCGCGCGGCTGCCCGCCGACGCGCCCGTCCCGGCCGGGCTGCTCGACCACGAGCTGGTGTCGGTGACCCGGACGCCCGACGAGCTGTCGATCGTGTGCCCGAGCGCGCACGCCCCGGACAGCGACCTCGTCCAGGCGGGCTGGCGGCTGCTGACCGTGCGCGGGCCGCTGGAGTTCACCCTCACCGGGATCATGGCGGCGCTGTCCGGCGAGCTCGCCGCGGCCGGGGTCGGCCTGTTCGCGCTGTCCACCTACGACACCGACCACCTGCTGGTGAAGGCCGCCGACCTGGGCCGCGCCGTCACCGCGCTCCGCGCGTCGGGCCACGAGGTGCACCTGCCGGTCTGA
- a CDS encoding EamA family transporter, translated as MRWAALGVVYVVWGSTYVAIRFTIETIPPLLSAGTRFLAAGLVLALVLRGRMRMTGPQLRTAVLVGLLLPVWGNGLVVVAEQSVSSGLAALLVASVPLYVVLFRRLGGERPPRVTYAGVALGLVGLGVLLLHDVGGSTWWGPWLVLLAAFGWALGSYLNGRLPSGDPFAMSSVEMIVGGLVLTLGGLVAGERFAPAAVSPASWWAWGYLVVFGSLLAFSSYVYVLGKLPVSTVATYAYVNPVIAVLLGVWLADERFGAYQLAGGVLVVLAVGLVVRAERRCRT; from the coding sequence ATGCGTTGGGCTGCTTTGGGCGTTGTGTACGTGGTGTGGGGCTCCACCTACGTCGCCATCCGATTCACCATCGAGACCATCCCGCCGCTGCTGTCGGCCGGCACGAGGTTCCTGGCGGCCGGGCTGGTCCTGGCGCTGGTCCTGCGCGGGCGGATGCGCATGACCGGACCCCAGTTGCGCACCGCGGTCCTGGTCGGACTGCTGCTGCCGGTGTGGGGCAACGGGCTCGTCGTCGTGGCCGAGCAGTCCGTGTCGTCGGGCCTCGCGGCGCTGCTGGTGGCGTCGGTGCCCCTGTACGTCGTGCTGTTCCGGCGCCTGGGCGGCGAACGGCCGCCCCGCGTGACCTACGCGGGCGTGGCGCTGGGGCTCGTGGGGCTCGGCGTGCTGCTGCTGCACGACGTCGGCGGCTCGACGTGGTGGGGCCCGTGGCTGGTGCTGCTGGCCGCGTTCGGGTGGGCGCTCGGGTCGTACCTGAACGGCCGCCTGCCGTCCGGCGACCCGTTCGCGATGTCGTCGGTGGAGATGATCGTCGGCGGCCTGGTGCTCACCCTCGGCGGCCTGGTCGCGGGGGAGCGCTTCGCGCCGGCGGCGGTGTCCCCGGCGTCGTGGTGGGCGTGGGGCTACCTGGTCGTGTTCGGGTCGCTGCTCGCGTTCAGCTCGTACGTGTATGTGCTGGGCAAGCTGCCCGTGTCGACGGTGGCGACCTACGCCTACGTGAACCCGGTGATCGCCGTCCTGCTCGGCGTGTGGCTGGCGGACGAGCGGTTCGGGGCGTACCAGCTCGCCGGCGGTGTCCTGGTGGTGCTGGCCGTGGGGCTCGTCGTCCGGGCCGAGCGGAGATGTCGTACCTGA
- the dapB gene encoding 4-hydroxy-tetrahydrodipicolinate reductase: protein MSRRSPDEPIRVGVLGAHGRMGAEVVRAVTAADDAVVVAALDAADELSALTDAGAEVVVDFTNPDVVMDNLRFCVEHDLHAVVGTSGFDAERLSTVEGWLAAKPAVGVLVAPNFAIGAVLSMRFAEIAARYYDSAEVVELHHPRKVDAPSGTAAHTARLITRAREAAGLAPMPDATTQEAPGARGALVGDVRVHALRIAGLVAHQEVVFGTEGETLTLRHDSLDRTSFMPGVLLAVRSVSAHPGLSVGLDEYMDL from the coding sequence TTGAGCAGGCGTTCCCCCGACGAACCGATCCGCGTGGGCGTGCTCGGCGCGCACGGCCGCATGGGCGCGGAGGTCGTCCGCGCGGTGACCGCGGCCGACGACGCGGTGGTCGTGGCCGCGCTGGACGCGGCCGACGAGCTGTCCGCGCTGACCGACGCGGGCGCCGAGGTCGTGGTCGACTTCACCAACCCCGACGTCGTGATGGACAACCTCCGGTTCTGCGTGGAGCACGACCTCCACGCGGTGGTCGGCACGTCCGGCTTCGACGCGGAGCGGCTGTCGACCGTGGAGGGCTGGCTGGCGGCCAAGCCGGCGGTGGGCGTGCTGGTCGCGCCGAACTTCGCGATCGGCGCGGTGCTGTCGATGCGGTTCGCGGAGATCGCGGCCCGCTACTACGACTCGGCCGAGGTCGTCGAGCTGCACCACCCGCGCAAGGTGGACGCGCCGTCGGGCACGGCGGCGCACACGGCCCGGCTGATCACGCGGGCGCGCGAGGCGGCCGGGCTGGCGCCGATGCCCGACGCGACCACGCAGGAGGCCCCCGGCGCGCGCGGCGCGCTCGTCGGCGACGTGCGGGTGCACGCGCTGCGGATCGCGGGCCTGGTCGCGCACCAGGAGGTCGTGTTCGGCACGGAGGGCGAGACGCTGACCCTGCGGCACGACTCGCTGGACCGCACGTCGTTCATGCCGGGCGTGCTGCTGGCGGTGCGCTCGGTGTCCGCCCACCCCGGCCTGTCGGTGGGGCTCGACGAGTACATGGACCTGTGA
- a CDS encoding toxin-antitoxin system HicB family antitoxin: MDLSPYIAQLREDLATAASAGDDDTRRTAAVLSAALEPAARLALMNALSDLAAEVTVALDGPVVEVRLDGRDVQVVVTGASPAPEDPEPEPSEVPRPTAGDVTRITLRLLDELKSKAEQAAASQGMSLNTFVAHAVQGAVGGRRGRQSAQGPQAGHAKPPKDDGSRVRGWVQG; encoded by the coding sequence ATGGATCTGTCGCCGTACATCGCACAACTGCGCGAGGACCTCGCGACAGCCGCGTCCGCCGGGGATGACGACACCCGGCGCACCGCGGCCGTGCTGTCCGCCGCGCTGGAGCCCGCCGCCCGGCTGGCACTCATGAACGCCCTGTCCGACCTGGCCGCGGAGGTGACCGTGGCGCTCGACGGCCCGGTCGTCGAGGTCCGGCTGGACGGCCGGGACGTCCAGGTGGTCGTCACCGGCGCGTCACCCGCGCCCGAGGACCCCGAACCGGAGCCGAGCGAGGTCCCCCGGCCCACCGCCGGTGACGTCACGCGGATCACCCTGCGGCTGCTCGACGAGCTGAAGTCGAAGGCCGAGCAGGCCGCGGCGTCGCAGGGCATGTCGCTCAACACGTTCGTCGCCCACGCCGTGCAGGGCGCGGTGGGTGGGCGGCGCGGCCGGCAGTCGGCGCAGGGGCCGCAGGCCGGGCACGCCAAGCCACCCAAGGACGACGGTTCCCGCGTCCGCGGCTGGGTCCAGGGCTGA
- a CDS encoding winged helix-turn-helix domain-containing protein — protein MSADVARRIALGAQGFADPRPASPPTRRHLQRVLSRVRLLQLDSVNVAVRAHYMPVFSRLGAYAPSLVDDAAWSHGPRRPRLLVEYWAHEASLVPVEDWPLFHSGAKRRGWWHHHTAVAEREPRLVEDILAVVKELGPIGAGAIEKALAGGGPRAKDHWGWNWSEVKKVCEYLFGVGALTTGTRRGFERLYDLTERVLPPEVLARRVAPEEGARELVSRAAAALGVATEPDLRDYYRLAPARSRQAVAELVEEGVLTPVEVEGWPAVGYRHVAARVPRAVPGRALLCPFDPLIWERARTERVFGFHYRIEIYVPEAKRVHGYYVFPFLLDGRLVGRVDLKADRAAGVLRVQAAHAEAGVDHGRVAVELAAELRHMADWLELDDVRVVPRGDLAPALKAVVR, from the coding sequence ATGAGCGCAGACGTCGCCCGCCGGATCGCGCTGGGCGCCCAGGGTTTCGCCGACCCGCGGCCCGCCTCGCCGCCCACCAGGCGGCACCTCCAGCGGGTGCTGTCGCGCGTGCGGCTGCTCCAGCTCGACTCGGTCAACGTCGCCGTGCGCGCGCACTACATGCCGGTCTTCAGCCGCCTCGGCGCGTACGCGCCCTCCCTGGTGGACGACGCGGCGTGGTCGCACGGGCCCCGCAGACCGAGGCTGCTGGTCGAGTACTGGGCGCACGAGGCGAGCCTGGTGCCGGTGGAGGACTGGCCGCTGTTCCACTCGGGCGCGAAGCGGCGGGGCTGGTGGCACCACCACACCGCCGTCGCCGAGCGGGAGCCGCGGCTGGTGGAGGACATCCTGGCGGTGGTGAAGGAGCTGGGGCCGATCGGCGCGGGCGCGATCGAGAAGGCGCTGGCGGGCGGCGGACCGCGCGCCAAGGACCACTGGGGCTGGAACTGGTCCGAGGTCAAGAAGGTCTGCGAGTACCTGTTCGGCGTGGGCGCGCTGACCACGGGCACGCGGCGGGGGTTCGAGCGCCTCTACGACCTGACCGAGCGGGTGCTGCCGCCCGAGGTGCTGGCGCGCCGCGTCGCGCCGGAGGAGGGCGCGCGGGAGCTGGTGTCCCGCGCGGCCGCGGCGCTGGGCGTGGCCACGGAGCCGGACCTGCGCGACTACTACCGCCTCGCGCCCGCCCGCAGCCGGCAGGCGGTCGCGGAGCTGGTGGAGGAGGGCGTGCTGACGCCGGTCGAGGTGGAGGGCTGGCCGGCCGTCGGGTACCGGCACGTGGCGGCGCGCGTGCCGAGGGCGGTGCCGGGGCGGGCCCTGCTGTGCCCGTTCGACCCGCTGATCTGGGAGCGCGCCCGCACCGAACGGGTCTTCGGCTTCCACTACCGGATCGAGATCTACGTGCCGGAGGCCAAGCGGGTGCACGGCTACTACGTGTTCCCGTTCCTGCTGGACGGCCGGCTGGTGGGGCGGGTGGACCTCAAGGCGGACCGGGCGGCGGGGGTGTTGCGGGTGCAGGCGGCGCACGCGGAGGCGGGCGTCGACCACGGCCGCGTGGCGGTGGAGCTGGCCGCCGAGCTGCGGCACATGGCGGACTGGTTGGAGCTGGACGACGTCCGGGTGGTCCCGCGCGGCGACCTCGCGCCGGCGCTGAAGGCGGTGGTGCGGTAG
- a CDS encoding PRC-barrel domain-containing protein: MDRTAVDLLYDCELLDRHGEPIGPVVELWLDDGRPLWAAVRVDGVTTLVPIRGAQVRDRRLVVPVARQEIAEAPRVGAELSEVEHVELHDHYGLSVPAQRLVRHVRHSGTPSRQRTP, translated from the coding sequence ATGGACCGAACAGCGGTGGACCTCCTGTACGACTGCGAGCTGCTGGACCGGCACGGCGAACCCATCGGTCCGGTCGTGGAACTGTGGCTGGACGACGGTCGTCCGCTGTGGGCGGCCGTGCGCGTCGACGGCGTGACGACGCTCGTGCCGATCCGGGGCGCGCAGGTCCGGGACCGCAGGCTCGTCGTGCCGGTGGCGAGGCAGGAAATCGCGGAAGCACCCCGCGTGGGCGCGGAACTGTCCGAAGTGGAGCACGTGGAACTGCACGACCACTACGGGCTCAGCGTGCCCGCGCAACGCCTGGTGCGCCACGTGCGGCACTCCGGGACGCCGAGCCGGCAACGCACACCCTGA
- a CDS encoding GNAT family N-acetyltransferase has translation MADATVRTAKPEDVPEIARVHRDTWRTAYARLVPEEVLAGLGDTAQAWAEAVEEGQVLVATEGRFLVGFCVSGSAPREEVARADGTLPADAGTTALVSVLVEPRWARRGHGGRLLATAAQALRANGSTRGIAWIPEADRVSANFYEKAGWAGDGTVRTLDAGGRPLREIRVSGGLTLLLTG, from the coding sequence ATGGCAGACGCCACTGTGCGCACCGCGAAGCCCGAAGACGTGCCGGAGATCGCCCGCGTCCACCGCGACACCTGGCGTACCGCGTACGCGCGTCTGGTGCCGGAGGAGGTGCTGGCCGGTCTGGGCGACACCGCGCAGGCGTGGGCGGAGGCCGTCGAGGAGGGGCAGGTGCTCGTCGCGACGGAGGGCCGCTTCCTGGTGGGCTTCTGCGTGTCCGGCAGCGCGCCGCGCGAGGAGGTGGCCCGCGCCGACGGCACGCTGCCCGCCGACGCCGGGACCACGGCGCTGGTCAGCGTGCTGGTCGAGCCACGGTGGGCGCGGCGCGGCCACGGCGGGCGGCTGCTCGCGACCGCCGCGCAGGCGTTGCGCGCCAACGGGAGCACGCGCGGGATCGCCTGGATACCCGAGGCGGACCGGGTTTCCGCGAACTTCTACGAGAAGGCGGGCTGGGCCGGTGACGGCACCGTGCGCACGCTGGACGCGGGCGGGCGTCCACTGCGCGAAATCAGGGTTTCCGGGGGGTTGACCCTACTGTTGACGGGCTGA
- a CDS encoding DUF4097 family beta strand repeat-containing protein: MVESSEVVRRQSFEVEGVVEVDVAILSGRVRVHLVDEPGVHVEVRHQESSGESWTAGLTSLLSWVNDQFGAGQGQPAGPAEAVRDARLELTGQRLRVQSSKSLPLRAVPLDVTVRAPSGSHVLAKAGAADVTVTGTAGRLEIRTGTGDVTADRADAPSHVHSGSGKVRLGPMLGGLRAKTGSGDVEVSSVGGNTVVYTGTGDVWLGAVQHDVQVRTGSGDVTVADAAAGRLQLGTGSGDLRVGVRPGVAARIDLASTGGTARSELDVSDTPPEGGEAPLSVTGRTGSGHALVTASSS, from the coding sequence ATCGTGGAGTCGTCGGAGGTCGTGAGGCGGCAGAGCTTCGAGGTGGAGGGCGTGGTCGAGGTCGACGTCGCCATCCTGTCCGGGCGGGTGCGGGTGCACCTCGTGGACGAGCCGGGCGTGCACGTGGAGGTGCGGCACCAGGAGTCCTCGGGCGAGTCGTGGACCGCGGGCTTGACCAGCCTGCTGAGCTGGGTGAACGACCAGTTCGGCGCCGGGCAGGGCCAGCCGGCCGGGCCCGCCGAGGCGGTGCGCGACGCGCGGCTGGAGCTGACCGGGCAGCGGTTGCGGGTCCAGTCGTCCAAGTCGCTGCCGCTGCGGGCGGTGCCGCTGGACGTGACGGTGCGCGCGCCGAGCGGGTCGCACGTGCTCGCGAAGGCGGGCGCGGCCGACGTGACGGTGACCGGCACGGCCGGGCGGCTGGAGATCCGGACCGGCACGGGCGACGTCACGGCGGACCGCGCGGACGCGCCGTCCCACGTGCACTCCGGCTCGGGGAAGGTGCGGCTGGGCCCGATGCTGGGCGGGCTGCGCGCGAAGACCGGCAGCGGCGACGTCGAGGTGTCGTCCGTCGGCGGCAACACCGTCGTGTACACCGGGACGGGTGACGTGTGGTTGGGCGCGGTGCAGCACGACGTGCAGGTGCGCACCGGCAGCGGTGACGTCACCGTCGCGGACGCGGCGGCGGGCCGACTCCAACTGGGCACCGGTTCGGGTGATCTGCGGGTCGGCGTCCGGCCGGGGGTGGCCGCGCGGATCGACCTGGCGTCGACCGGTGGCACGGCGCGCAGCGAGCTGGACGTGTCGGACACCCCGCCGGAGGGCGGCGAGGCGCCGCTGTCCGTCACGGGCCGCACCGGCAGCGGTCACGCGCTGGTGACCGCGTCGTCGAGCTGA